One region of gamma proteobacterium HIMB55 genomic DNA includes:
- a CDS encoding DNA-directed DNA polymerase III PolC (PFAM: Bacterial DNA polymerase III alpha subunit; PHP domain; OB-fold nucleic acid binding domain~TIGRFAM: DNA-directed DNA polymerase III (polc)): MEPTFVHLRVHSEFSLTDGLVRVGPLMKSVAAAGMPAVAVTDRNNFFGLIKAYKAAEREGVKLIIGADFEVLEEDERRHQVTFLAQSTEGYRNLTVLISQAYQEGQILGRPLLRRDWIQAKSQGLIALSGGRNGEVGQHLIAGRPQEALTALRWWMSLFPDRYYLELQRTGRENEEDYLHSAVELASAENCPVVATNEVCFLSPDEYDAHEARVCIGDGRTLNDPRRPRHFSEQQYLRTPDEMAALFEDIPEAIENTFHIAARCSTEIELGKAYLPDFPTPDGVSIEQHLENLSNEGLDKRLAVLNVDDVQVYQDRLKFELDIINQMGFPGYFLVVMDFIRWGKANGIPVGPGRGSGAGSLVAYALEITDLDPIEYDLLFERFLNPQRVSMPDFDVDFCMDRRDEVIEYVAETYGRNAVSQIITFGTMAAKAVVRDVARVQDKPYALADKMSKLIPFEVGMTLEKALEQEEQLVNLLNEDSAAQEIWDMAVQLEGLTRNAGKHAGGVVIAPSQLTDFSPLFCDEEGHGLVTQYDKNDVEDAGLVKFDFLGLRTLTIIDWAVAMINERDDIQEPVDINHIPLDDGAVYSLLQSAETTAVFQLESRGMKELIKSLRPDCFEDIIALVALFRPGPLQSGMVENFIDRKHGREQVSYPDAQYQHEWLQPILEPTYGIILYQEQVMQIAQELAGYTLGGADLLRRAMGKKKPEEMAKQRSVFEEGAKEKGVDPTLAMKIFDLVEKFAGYGFNKSHSAAYALVSYQTAWLKRHYPAEFMAAVMSSEIDNTDKLLSLRDECKRMGLVVKAPNILEGKHHFSVNREGQIIYGLGGIKGLGGGPIGDLLEARGDSAFTDLFDMCSRTDPRKVNRRALEALIKSGALDELGAERSVLMSALDDALRAAEQSAANEAAGMGDLFGEVVPTAGTGDPYRDHRRARSWTLRDILAGEKESLGSFLSGHPMDEFQQEVRKFSPRSIRELTAGSKQWVAGLIVDVRLVKTQRGTMAVLQLDDGTGQIEATAYSEVYEQNRDLLVKDQIVLADGRLQMDDFRGQLSLRAKSFTTLEAARSSRVRELKLGLNSEAIERGVSAELKRAFSAHTGDCPIVVEYKQSAGSAMVRFGDRYRIKPTDTLLDQLKELVGHDAVELVYER; the protein is encoded by the coding sequence ATGGAACCCACATTCGTTCATCTTCGCGTCCACTCGGAGTTTTCGCTCACCGATGGCTTAGTGCGCGTTGGGCCGCTGATGAAGTCGGTTGCGGCAGCGGGAATGCCTGCAGTTGCAGTCACCGACAGAAACAATTTCTTTGGGCTCATCAAGGCCTACAAAGCGGCTGAACGCGAGGGTGTGAAACTCATCATCGGAGCCGATTTTGAGGTATTAGAAGAGGATGAGCGGCGTCACCAGGTGACCTTCCTCGCGCAGTCGACTGAGGGATATCGGAACCTGACAGTTCTCATCTCCCAAGCGTACCAAGAAGGCCAAATTCTTGGCCGGCCACTACTACGTCGAGATTGGATTCAGGCGAAAAGTCAGGGCTTGATTGCGCTATCAGGAGGTCGTAACGGGGAGGTTGGTCAGCATCTCATTGCTGGGCGGCCTCAGGAAGCATTAACGGCCCTTCGGTGGTGGATGTCACTGTTCCCCGATCGTTACTATCTGGAGCTCCAGCGAACAGGGCGAGAAAACGAAGAAGACTATCTGCACTCGGCAGTCGAGCTGGCCTCCGCGGAAAACTGTCCTGTTGTTGCGACTAATGAAGTTTGTTTTCTTTCGCCGGATGAATACGACGCACACGAAGCGCGAGTATGTATTGGCGATGGCCGAACGCTTAACGACCCCCGCCGCCCGCGTCATTTCTCTGAGCAGCAGTACCTTAGAACTCCTGACGAGATGGCTGCCTTATTTGAAGATATTCCCGAGGCGATTGAAAACACGTTTCATATTGCGGCGAGATGCTCGACAGAAATAGAGCTGGGCAAAGCCTACCTGCCGGACTTCCCAACGCCCGACGGGGTGAGCATTGAGCAGCACCTCGAAAACCTATCGAACGAGGGTTTGGATAAGCGGCTAGCCGTATTGAACGTCGACGACGTTCAAGTTTATCAAGATCGCCTCAAGTTTGAACTCGACATCATTAACCAGATGGGGTTTCCCGGTTACTTTTTGGTTGTTATGGACTTCATCCGATGGGGCAAGGCCAATGGTATACCCGTTGGTCCCGGTCGAGGCTCCGGTGCGGGCTCGCTGGTCGCCTATGCGCTGGAGATCACTGATTTAGACCCCATCGAATACGACCTGCTGTTTGAACGGTTCTTGAATCCCCAACGGGTCTCCATGCCTGACTTCGACGTCGATTTTTGTATGGATCGCAGAGACGAAGTTATTGAGTATGTTGCGGAAACCTACGGGCGTAACGCGGTCTCACAGATCATCACCTTTGGAACGATGGCGGCCAAGGCCGTGGTGAGAGACGTGGCTCGAGTCCAGGATAAGCCGTATGCCCTTGCCGATAAGATGTCCAAGCTCATTCCTTTCGAAGTTGGGATGACCTTAGAAAAGGCGCTCGAGCAGGAAGAGCAGCTGGTCAACCTTCTTAACGAGGACAGTGCCGCGCAAGAAATTTGGGACATGGCGGTTCAGCTCGAGGGTCTCACTCGAAATGCAGGTAAGCACGCGGGCGGTGTGGTTATCGCGCCCTCCCAGCTTACCGATTTCTCGCCGCTTTTTTGCGATGAGGAGGGGCATGGACTCGTTACTCAATACGACAAGAACGATGTCGAAGACGCTGGCCTCGTTAAGTTCGACTTCTTAGGCCTTAGGACGCTCACGATCATTGATTGGGCTGTCGCGATGATTAATGAGCGCGACGACATCCAAGAACCGGTCGACATCAATCACATACCCTTAGACGACGGCGCGGTTTACAGCCTGCTCCAAAGCGCGGAGACAACAGCTGTTTTTCAGCTTGAAAGTAGGGGTATGAAAGAGCTGATTAAGAGTCTTCGTCCCGACTGCTTCGAGGACATTATCGCCTTGGTGGCCTTATTCCGGCCGGGTCCACTCCAGTCGGGCATGGTCGAGAACTTTATCGATCGAAAGCACGGTCGAGAGCAGGTCTCCTACCCGGATGCTCAGTATCAGCACGAGTGGCTGCAACCGATCCTCGAGCCAACTTACGGCATCATCCTGTATCAGGAACAGGTGATGCAGATCGCACAGGAGCTCGCTGGCTATACCCTGGGTGGTGCTGATCTATTGCGCCGTGCCATGGGCAAGAAAAAGCCAGAGGAAATGGCAAAACAACGCTCGGTATTCGAGGAGGGCGCGAAGGAAAAAGGCGTCGATCCAACGCTTGCCATGAAGATTTTCGATCTTGTGGAGAAATTTGCAGGCTATGGTTTTAACAAGTCGCACTCGGCTGCCTATGCCCTTGTCAGTTATCAAACAGCATGGCTGAAGCGACACTACCCAGCTGAGTTTATGGCGGCGGTAATGAGCTCGGAAATTGATAATACGGACAAACTACTGAGCTTGCGTGACGAGTGTAAGCGCATGGGTTTGGTGGTTAAGGCGCCCAATATTCTCGAGGGAAAGCACCACTTTTCTGTTAATCGCGAAGGCCAGATCATCTATGGGCTGGGCGGGATTAAGGGGCTTGGCGGGGGGCCAATCGGTGACCTACTCGAAGCGCGAGGTGACTCAGCCTTCACAGATCTCTTTGACATGTGCAGCAGGACAGACCCAAGAAAAGTGAATCGACGCGCGCTTGAGGCCCTTATAAAGAGCGGCGCTCTTGATGAGCTCGGTGCGGAACGATCGGTGCTGATGTCTGCCTTGGATGATGCGCTCCGAGCCGCCGAGCAATCGGCCGCCAATGAGGCCGCTGGCATGGGTGATTTGTTTGGGGAAGTGGTCCCTACCGCAGGGACAGGAGATCCCTATCGAGATCACCGTCGGGCCCGTAGTTGGACACTCCGAGATATTCTTGCGGGCGAAAAGGAGAGCTTAGGTAGCTTTTTAAGCGGACACCCAATGGATGAGTTCCAGCAGGAGGTTCGGAAGTTTTCACCTCGCTCGATTCGTGAACTTACCGCGGGAAGCAAACAGTGGGTGGCTGGCCTTATTGTCGATGTGCGTCTCGTGAAGACTCAACGGGGCACGATGGCTGTGCTTCAGCTCGACGACGGGACCGGGCAAATTGAGGCCACGGCGTATAGCGAGGTTTACGAGCAGAACCGCGATTTGCTGGTGAAGGATCAAATTGTATTGGCAGATGGTCGCCTACAAATGGATGATTTTCGAGGTCAGCTGTCACTCCGTGCCAAGTCCTTCACGACGCTTGAGGCTGCTCGGAGTTCTCGCGTACGCGAGCTGAAGCTGGGACTAAATTCTGAGGCAATTGAACGAGGTGTGTCTGCCGAGCTGAAACGTGCATTCTCAGCGCACACAGGCGATTGCCCCATCGTTGTGGAGTATAAGCAATCGGCAGGATCTGCCATGGTGAGGTTTGGGGACCGCTATCGGATTAAGCCCACTGACACCTTACTCGATCAGCTAAAGGAGCTGGTAGGCCATGATGCTGTGGAGCTCGTCTACGAGCGTTAA
- a CDS encoding ribonuclease HII (PFAM: Ribonuclease HII) — protein MVVAGCDEVGRGPLAGDVVAAAVILGDYIPQGLADSKKLSEKKRERLFPEIQSHAVAFAIGRASVNEIDELNILNASLLAMKRAVEALTVRPDHVLVDGNKLPTWDYSAEAVVGGDGTVPAISAASILAKVTRDQELIALDAQYPEYGFAKHKGYPTSQHMAAIKAHGILPIHRRSFGPIARLLNA, from the coding sequence ATGGTTGTTGCTGGCTGTGACGAGGTTGGTCGAGGTCCACTTGCGGGTGATGTTGTCGCGGCGGCGGTGATTCTGGGTGACTACATTCCCCAGGGTTTAGCCGACTCGAAAAAGCTGTCGGAGAAAAAAAGAGAGCGTTTGTTCCCCGAAATCCAAAGTCACGCAGTGGCCTTCGCCATTGGTCGCGCGAGCGTTAATGAAATCGATGAGCTCAATATTTTGAACGCATCGCTGTTGGCAATGAAACGCGCTGTGGAGGCGTTAACTGTGAGACCCGATCATGTCTTGGTGGACGGTAATAAATTGCCCACTTGGGACTATAGCGCCGAGGCAGTGGTGGGTGGTGACGGCACAGTACCTGCGATTAGCGCTGCGTCGATATTGGCGAAGGTAACGCGTGATCAGGAGTTGATTGCACTAGATGCACAGTATCCTGAGTACGGGTTCGCCAAGCACAAAGGCTATCCCACGTCCCAACACATGGCGGCAATTAAGGCGCACGGCATTCTGCCCATTCACCGACGAAGTTTTGGCCCCATTGCCCGTTTGCTGAACGCCTAA
- a CDS encoding lipid-A-disaccharide synthase (PFAM: Lipid-A-disaccharide synthetase~TIGRFAM: lipid-A-disaccharide synthase) translates to MSNAPHFGVLAGEKSGDILAGSVLRELKRRNEALRVTGIGGEATALHGLDSLYDMDRLAVFGFVEPLKRLPELLSIRGAVRQHMLTERPNVFLGVDSPDFNLTLEQQLRARGIKTAHLVSPSVWAWRPGRIKKIKKAVDLMLCLLPFEKDFYEQHGVDAVCVGHPLIEEFSALPDQATARTYLGLPQGAPVLACLPGSRAGEIEYIGPTFTQVIMRLLATDKDMRVVLPAASEERLDQINRLMPIEDDRFMVIEGQSRLAMMASDAVLCASGTTTLEAMLIGKPMTIAYKMAWLSWQLLSRMVTSPYVGLPNVIAGRDVAPEFLQGDANVENLYQSVLDSFSASGDQQKAIFTELRQTIGDDYAVRSADALEELMARGEM, encoded by the coding sequence ATGTCGAACGCGCCACATTTTGGTGTCTTAGCAGGTGAAAAGAGCGGCGATATCCTAGCCGGATCTGTTTTACGTGAGCTCAAGCGGCGTAATGAGGCTCTGCGCGTCACGGGTATTGGTGGCGAAGCGACTGCGCTCCACGGGCTGGATAGCCTTTATGATATGGATCGGCTTGCTGTCTTCGGTTTTGTCGAGCCACTCAAGCGGCTGCCGGAACTCTTATCGATTCGTGGTGCTGTCAGGCAGCATATGTTGACCGAGCGACCTAATGTATTTCTTGGCGTTGATAGCCCTGATTTCAACTTAACACTAGAACAGCAGCTGCGTGCTCGGGGTATAAAAACGGCCCACCTCGTAAGCCCTTCTGTTTGGGCGTGGCGCCCCGGGCGCATTAAAAAGATCAAAAAAGCGGTCGATCTAATGCTCTGCTTGCTGCCGTTTGAGAAGGACTTTTATGAGCAGCACGGTGTCGATGCTGTCTGCGTTGGCCACCCGCTGATTGAGGAATTCTCAGCGCTTCCGGATCAGGCAACGGCTAGAACTTATTTGGGACTGCCGCAAGGCGCCCCTGTGCTTGCTTGTCTACCTGGTAGTCGTGCTGGCGAGATTGAGTATATAGGCCCTACTTTCACGCAAGTCATTATGCGCTTGCTTGCCACCGATAAAGATATGCGGGTTGTTTTACCGGCGGCATCGGAGGAGAGGTTGGATCAAATTAATCGTCTTATGCCCATAGAGGATGACCGATTTATGGTGATTGAGGGACAGAGCCGTTTGGCTATGATGGCATCGGATGCTGTCCTCTGTGCTTCAGGCACAACGACGCTGGAAGCCATGCTGATCGGCAAGCCAATGACCATTGCCTACAAGATGGCGTGGTTGTCCTGGCAACTACTGAGCCGAATGGTCACGTCGCCTTACGTGGGGTTGCCAAATGTGATTGCTGGTCGTGATGTAGCACCGGAATTCCTCCAAGGCGATGCCAACGTCGAAAATCTTTACCAGTCAGTCCTAGACAGTTTCTCCGCGAGTGGCGATCAGCAAAAAGCTATTTTTACTGAGCTCCGGCAAACGATTGGCGATGATTACGCGGTGCGTTCGGCTGATGCGCTAGAAGAACTCATGGCGCGAGGCGAGATGTAA
- a CDS encoding acyl-(acyl-carrier-protein)--UDP-N-acetylglucosamine O-acyltransferase (TIGRFAM: acyl-[acyl-carrier-protein]--UDP-N-acetylglucosamine O-acyltransferase) yields MIHPTAIVDPQADLHSSVSVGPYAIIGPGVVIGEDTIVESHVVIKGPTTIGARNHIFQFSSIGEATPDLKYRGEPTTLTIGDDNVIRESVTIHRGTVQDRGDTFIGNSNLIMCYVHIGHDSVVRNNTILVNNTALAGHVIVDDWAILSGYTLVHQFCKIGAHSFSGMGTAIGKDVPAYVTVSGSPAEARTINTEGLRRRGFSDTTLSELRRAFKLVYRQGLTLDVAMERLETMSAETPEILPLIESLKASERGIVR; encoded by the coding sequence ATGATTCACCCAACAGCCATTGTCGATCCTCAAGCTGACCTGCACTCATCTGTCAGTGTTGGTCCTTACGCGATCATTGGTCCAGGTGTCGTCATAGGTGAAGACACGATTGTCGAGTCGCACGTCGTCATCAAGGGTCCTACCACTATTGGTGCCCGGAATCATATTTTTCAATTTAGCTCGATTGGTGAAGCAACCCCTGATTTGAAATACCGGGGAGAGCCGACAACCCTGACAATTGGCGATGATAATGTCATTCGTGAAAGTGTCACGATACACCGTGGCACAGTTCAAGATCGCGGGGATACTTTCATCGGCAACAGCAACTTGATTATGTGTTACGTCCATATCGGGCATGACAGCGTCGTCAGGAATAACACGATTCTCGTCAACAATACGGCCCTGGCAGGTCATGTCATCGTTGACGACTGGGCGATTCTGTCTGGCTACACGCTCGTGCATCAATTTTGCAAAATCGGCGCACACAGCTTCAGCGGTATGGGCACAGCGATTGGTAAGGATGTGCCCGCTTATGTCACCGTATCAGGTAGTCCCGCTGAAGCGAGAACCATCAATACTGAAGGCCTACGCCGCAGAGGATTCTCAGATACAACACTGTCCGAGCTTCGCCGCGCATTTAAACTGGTATATCGTCAGGGCCTGACACTCGATGTCGCGATGGAAAGACTTGAGACCATGTCGGCAGAGACGCCTGAAATTCTTCCATTGATCGAATCACTCAAGGCGTCTGAGCGCGGTATTGTCCGCTGA
- a CDS encoding beta-hydroxyacyl-(acyl carrier protein) dehydratase FabZ (PFAM: FabA-like domain~TIGRFAM: beta-hydroxyacyl-[acyl carrier protein] dehydratase FabZ) → MMDIEGIRKHLPHRYPFLFVDRVVALEPGVSIEAYKNLSINEPYFDGHFPGNPVFPGVLLVEAMAQAAGILGFVTMGKTPEDGSIYYLVGTDKLRFKRPCVPGDCVKLEASIVSEKRGIWKFDVRASVDGQTAASATILCADR, encoded by the coding sequence ATGATGGACATTGAGGGGATTAGAAAGCACTTACCTCACCGTTATCCCTTTCTATTTGTAGATCGAGTGGTAGCGCTGGAGCCTGGTGTATCTATCGAGGCTTACAAGAACTTGAGTATTAACGAGCCTTATTTCGACGGCCACTTCCCGGGTAACCCGGTATTTCCTGGGGTGCTTCTGGTTGAGGCGATGGCACAGGCCGCTGGAATACTTGGTTTCGTGACTATGGGAAAAACCCCTGAAGATGGTTCGATCTATTACTTGGTCGGCACTGATAAACTGCGTTTCAAGCGGCCATGTGTACCAGGCGACTGTGTCAAGCTCGAAGCCTCGATCGTCAGTGAGAAGCGCGGTATCTGGAAGTTTGATGTGCGTGCCTCAGTAGATGGGCAAACAGCGGCCTCAGCCACGATCCTGTGTGCCGACCGCTAA
- a CDS encoding UDP-3-O-(3-hydroxymyristoyl) glucosamine N-acyltransferase (PFAM: UDP-3-O-[3-hydroxymyristoyl] glucosamine N-acyltransferase, LpxD~TIGRFAM: UDP-3-O-[3-hydroxymyristoyl] glucosamine N-acyltransferase) yields MPTLGDAAEALGLAFRGDPSLTLDRLAPISQAGVGDLSFIAQKKFAKSLVASKATAVICPDAWAGEFSGAVLFSDDPYADFARATRLFDNRPASTGRVDSSAVIAESAQLGANVTVDAGAVIAEGASIGDNTWVGPNVWVGDRAKIGSGTQLRAGVAIYHDVVVGKDCLIHANTVVGSDGFGFAPTSAGWEKILQLGSVTIGDRVEIGAGCAIDRGALEDTHIADDVIIDNLVHIAHGVKVGQRSAIAGQVGFAGGTELGERCTVGGQAGFAGHLKIADDVHIGGQGRVSRDVHEAGHYASGTSLMPVRDWARNAARYEKLSDMAKRIEALEKLLPEKDGKTQ; encoded by the coding sequence ATGCCGACTCTGGGCGATGCAGCCGAGGCGCTGGGTCTAGCCTTCCGAGGTGACCCATCATTGACGTTGGATCGCTTAGCGCCCATCTCTCAAGCAGGGGTGGGCGATCTCTCCTTTATCGCACAAAAGAAATTCGCTAAATCTTTGGTGGCCTCTAAGGCGACAGCCGTTATCTGCCCCGACGCTTGGGCGGGGGAATTTTCTGGTGCAGTTCTTTTTAGCGATGACCCCTACGCAGATTTCGCGCGCGCTACTCGGCTTTTTGATAATCGACCTGCTTCGACTGGGCGAGTAGATAGCAGCGCTGTTATCGCAGAGTCAGCCCAGCTTGGCGCTAATGTGACAGTCGATGCTGGTGCAGTGATTGCAGAGGGCGCTAGCATCGGCGACAACACATGGGTGGGCCCAAACGTTTGGGTAGGTGATCGAGCGAAAATTGGGTCAGGCACGCAATTGCGCGCGGGTGTGGCGATATACCACGATGTCGTAGTCGGCAAAGACTGTCTCATACATGCAAACACGGTTGTCGGCTCAGATGGGTTTGGTTTTGCACCGACAAGCGCCGGATGGGAGAAAATTCTTCAGCTAGGCAGCGTCACCATCGGTGATCGAGTGGAAATTGGTGCTGGGTGTGCCATTGACCGAGGCGCGCTTGAAGATACACACATTGCCGACGATGTGATTATTGATAACTTGGTCCATATTGCCCACGGGGTAAAGGTTGGCCAAAGATCAGCAATTGCGGGGCAAGTGGGCTTTGCGGGTGGGACCGAGCTGGGCGAGCGATGCACGGTTGGAGGCCAAGCGGGTTTCGCCGGGCATTTAAAAATTGCCGACGACGTTCACATCGGGGGGCAAGGGCGAGTATCCAGGGACGTACATGAAGCGGGCCACTACGCGTCGGGCACCTCATTAATGCCTGTCCGAGACTGGGCTCGCAATGCAGCGCGCTACGAGAAATTGTCGGATATGGCAAAGCGAATCGAGGCGCTTGAAAAGTTATTGCCGGAAAAGGACGGTAAAACCCAATAG
- a CDS encoding outer membrane protein (PFAM: Outer membrane protein (OmpH-like)), translating to MLFRFVAVLALLVASTVAHAQGRIAVVNLEEAILQTDYAQQRLRDFEAGEAFAEDKAEFDNLKAELDKLVQDFQRDQAAMSDDDQVAARQKMASKNADLEYVAKKLQSLQQQNAQRVFQELVPAARQVLGEVIETDQIGLLLQAQSVIHADLGYNITAKVTDKLNQLPQE from the coding sequence ATGTTGTTCCGCTTCGTCGCCGTATTGGCACTGTTGGTTGCATCGACCGTAGCACACGCTCAAGGTCGGATTGCTGTTGTGAATTTGGAGGAGGCAATTTTGCAGACCGACTACGCGCAGCAGCGGTTGCGTGATTTTGAGGCCGGTGAAGCATTTGCAGAGGACAAGGCCGAGTTCGATAACTTAAAAGCTGAACTCGATAAATTAGTTCAGGATTTTCAGCGCGATCAGGCTGCGATGAGCGATGATGATCAAGTTGCAGCACGCCAGAAAATGGCGAGCAAGAACGCTGACCTTGAATATGTAGCCAAGAAACTCCAGTCGTTGCAGCAGCAGAACGCTCAGCGTGTTTTCCAAGAGCTAGTGCCCGCCGCTCGCCAAGTATTAGGCGAAGTTATCGAGACAGATCAGATCGGTCTTCTGCTTCAAGCGCAGTCAGTGATTCACGCTGATCTCGGCTACAACATCACGGCGAAAGTAACTGACAAGCTCAACCAGTTGCCACAAGAGTAA